A window of Streptomyces sp. NBC_01689 genomic DNA:
GCCGAGATCAAGAGGAGTGCCCACCGATGAGCAAGCCGTCCGACCACGACCGGACCGCCGCCACCCCCGACGAGCTGCGTGAGCAGGTCGAGCAGACCCGTTCCGAGCTCGGTGAGACCGTCCAGGCGCTCGCCGACAAGACCGATGTCAAGGCCCGGGCCAAGGAGAAGACGGCTGAGGTCAAGGAGAAGACCGTGGAGGTCAAGGAGCAGACCGTGGCGAAGGCCGGAGAGCTGAAGGCGAAGGCCGCCCAGGCGGCGCACTCGGTCCAGGAGAGGCTTCCGGACCAGGTGAAGGACAAGGCGGCGCAGACCGCGGCGCAGCTCCGGGAGAAGACCGCGCAGGCCGGGAGCGTGTGGGAGGAGAAGGCTCCCGAACAGGTCCGGGTGCAGACCGCTCAGGGCGCCCGCGCGGTACGGGAGAACCGCAAGCTGCTGGTGGCGGCAGGGGGTGCGACGGTGCTCGCGTGGCTGATCTTCCGCCGGAAGAAGGGCTGACGCCGGTGAACGCCTCGAGGGCCGCCTACAAGCCGGTCGGACTCGCCCTGGGTGTTGCCGGCGGTCTGCTCGCCGGCATGGCTTTCAAGCAGGCCTGGAAGGTGCTCGCCCACTCCGAGGACACGCCGAACGCCACGGACGAGAACCGTACTTGGCGGGAGATCCTGCTCGCCGCCTCGTTGCAGGGTGCGATCTTCGCCGGGGTCAAGGCCGCCGTCGACCGTGCCGGTGCGACCGCCACGCGCCGTGTGACGGGTACTTGGCCAGGGTGACGTACAGCGGTGGGACGGTGATGCCGCCGGGTCCAGGCCGGCGACCCCTGCCGAGGCCCATC
This region includes:
- a CDS encoding DUF3618 domain-containing protein; translated protein: MSKPSDHDRTAATPDELREQVEQTRSELGETVQALADKTDVKARAKEKTAEVKEKTVEVKEQTVAKAGELKAKAAQAAHSVQERLPDQVKDKAAQTAAQLREKTAQAGSVWEEKAPEQVRVQTAQGARAVRENRKLLVAAGGATVLAWLIFRRKKG
- a CDS encoding DUF4235 domain-containing protein, whose protein sequence is MNASRAAYKPVGLALGVAGGLLAGMAFKQAWKVLAHSEDTPNATDENRTWREILLAASLQGAIFAGVKAAVDRAGATATRRVTGTWPG